The segment aatccaaaaaaaaaattctgtctgtatgtctgtttgtttgtacacgctaatcttccgaactactgaacggatttcaatgattttttctttgttgtatcagtattaagcctggtcaacatataggctataatttatcttcgaaacttgaagacctgatgcagaactccaacagaccaacaaaactataagagatacaaaaatggtgccgtggcgaaaattgtttcatgtgatgagcattttcagctgagataataaattttaacacTTTCGATGCCCAGCACCCGGGATTCGAGTCGAATCATAGTTCATTCCTTATGCCCGCAACCCGAATACCGAGTCGtcgctatgtgtagctatagatgCATGTGCTCATGCCCAGGGGATCTACTCTAATTCAACGAAAAACGAAGTTTCGTACGAAATTTCGCGAACTTCTTACCACGATTCCATTTCGTTTTCCATCtctttcaatgcattattttttggattggaTGGACGGCTtggctcgctacgccacataccatctattcttttagggaatacggctcgctttcaaatgacgcgcgcaccgcgcacgttcgggaactcgagcgtgcattttgttttgattgcgctcttttcaaagtcgacaattttttttgtgcaataacttaggCCGAATGGTATGATTGTTGAtgtgttagttagagttagtaaaaaaaacattgtttaatcagacaccttataggtcagagctagggcccagggtggggcaagtgccccagcttgccccagtgtggctacgcccatgggtacctacatgtaaaaatggcaggtggagactcgccacctcacttactgggcccccgggaacaacaagagggcaacagggacatgagcggctgaagggtgaggatacctcggcagactttaaacgcagattacgcgctccctgtgcttaccgtgaggcacctaccctccgagcagggctactaatcctgctgtagcgactccactctggacggccaagccaagccagaggcgtgagatctACCctcgtcatggttcactccgaccggccggagatgggggacagtatacactccctgaagaactcagtatatatagccccgcggggtcgctacccccgtcatcagcctcagatgtcctgcggtgcccatatctcattattattgtcgttattatctcaagagcctttgtcccaattatgttaggatcgacttccagtcacgatgcaactgagtaccagtgttttacaaggagcgactgcctatctgacctccacaacccggttacccgttcaacccaacaccccttggtaagacttactggtttctgactataGTATGGCCATAACCGCTGTGCACTCCCTGAGGTATGCAAGGCGAGGTGGGAGGCGAGGAAAAAAGAGCATAAGCTCACATGAGATCAATACACGtcagacaaatctaacgatatcAGTTTTCATTTCTAAGACAGGACTTGTGGCGGAACGGTGGTCGGAATCTATATTATGCTCGATATTGCATTAAAATACCTAGACAGTTGATGAATGAGAACTAAAGTTAAAATTCAaatcaggattttttttattgaaaatttactataattacaaacaaatagatATATGTAGATAGTATAAGAAGTTAAGTTATTCCGTTTCAACTTCATCTTCCATTTCGTCATCATCTTCATCGTCCGTGTCGCCATTGGAACTTGAATCAGAGTCTTGCAAATTTGTTATGAATGAATCGATAATATTATCGAACCTAAAATCGCGATTCCAgtaatcattttcatttttctggACATGATATTTCATGATCGGAAAGCTTTCTCTGTCTACttttcttttcttgaaatattcaGCCACTTTAAAAATCACGGCTTTTACATCTCGAGATAACGCACGACCCATCTTTGAATTTTTATCTCATGTGCATCTGACATTGACGGTCCGATACAAATGACACTACCTGCCGCCACGAGCGTTGACGGCGGACTGACAGACCGCGTCACCCTCCGCCTCTCCGCGCGTACCTCAGGGAGTGCGCAGCGGTTATGGCCATACtatacccataacgactgccaagaatgttcaatgacagccggaacctacagtttaacatcccctccaaatatcGGTCATTGGtaggtatccaaaatatacgtagaaagtacatacgaacttagaaaagttgcattggcaggcacttgccagacctggaatcaaagacgcacgctcatacttgagagattggttctctacccactaaaccaccacgacttccactaagtcaccacgactttgtcgtctatttaatgtttttttacgtaataatacgtgtaatatttttgccacacacaacttaaatgcgtactaattagaatcactacttttatccctatggtcacgtctattgcggttcagttctcagcgttttgtttagtctgctgtgcttttgccgttaaagtacaaaaatttaatatatggaacgtttctaatggttatgcgtattccgttgttttcaagtcaactggcccttaaaattcaatatcagactattcagatctttgattttgctgaccccgtagtcgctggcataagggacaggatccgcgtacgaagtcgcgggcagaagctagtattaactAAGAAAAGTGCTTAATGAATACGTACCATGAGCTGGTTTATGTAGTACTCGTATGTAATGGTGTCTGTGACCGGGTCCAGCGCCGTTTGCATCATCTCATCAAACTCCTCCTGATgacaataaagttttaaaacgGCTTTAACTGGGATCTAAACCTTTTTTTGGgagatgggaaatcatcatTAAAATGAAACCTTCCGCTGTGAGTTACGTTATGCTTAAGTATATGGAAGGGAATTTAGGGCTTTCTGAATAAAAGCTACCCCTGatcccgatatattactttcctctatgccCTGATCCTTCTTAAACCAGGGCAGCGATAACTATGGAAAAATCCCATAACTCTAGAAGACTTTGGGCCATATCCCGATTATGATGACATGTCTCGTAAATTTTGAAGATGTACTAAGTAACGTTATATGatatgtattaggtacctatgtagtaATTATATTTACCTGTGTGAAAGGTTCTCCTTCTTCGAGCATGAGTTGTGTGAACCTTTCCTTGGTGAGGTAGCCGCGTCCCTCTTCGTCGAAGTAACGGAATGCTGCCAACAGCATCTCAGCACTGGCTGGGTAGAATCTAAACCAAAACGTTAGTGAGAAAGGACTGGCTGTTAGATATTGCTTCTTTTTAGAAATTCCCTTATGTTACCTAATATCTCTACATACTCCCTTCTGCCCTTAGGTATATACACACCCATAATGAACTCTGTTTATCTCCTAATGTAGTCCTCCTATAAATCCCCTTATATACCCCACTTATACCTACTCCCTtacctatgtactctcctttaTGTATACACCCTTTTTTTCTAGTCCTTATATAAACTCTTATGTATTTCCCCTAAGTATTTCTTACGTGCTTGGACATTCCCAAAATATTTTAGTCACCCCAACTTCCTTCCGTTTGATTTTATATTAGGTTAAGGTCTCCTAATAATGCCATATTTATTCATTagcatttttcaaaaataagttgCTTCCTCACGAAACATTGCATGGCAAGAAATAGTTTATTAACCAAATCTATTGGCAAACCTGTGTTCTACCATGGCCTTGCACAAATAAGGTAGGAAATTAGCGAGCGGCACGTTTCCCGTCGCCTCTTTGTTTTCCGTCGCTAAGATCACTTCCTGGACTTCAGCTTCGGTTGGACAGCACCCTGGTGAAAGAAAATTGCTGAATTGGGAAGTTtaataattcaaaaaaaaactgtgtcatCATAGCTCTTAAACGGATGAGCCGTTTTTGATGGGGTTCTTTTTAACAAATTAGAATAGGCactttttaaaagttaaaataggATCAGGGTTTTTGAAAGAATTACACCATTTATTTTGCCAAGGGAAGATATAAATGGTTTATTATCTACatccacacttttattttacCGAGGAAAGATTTGTATGAATGTAATCAACAAACTCCAATACCACTGGACCTGGACATGGGATGCTACTTGCTAAATTATCCCTCTATACCATATCCGAATTCGAGACCCTAGGAACTTTAATAAGAAGTTGGCATAATTACTTACCTAAAGAACGCAAGATCGTTCCAATCTCTCTGACATCGACGACTTGTTTTGCTGAATGATCGAACACCTCAAAAGCTTCCATAATTTTCTTTTCCAAGTCATTGTTGGGCTGAActgcaaataaaacatattatttagtaggttagaaaataactttctaaaatgataaaataagatTGAAAGAAAGACATTACTT is part of the Helicoverpa zea isolate HzStark_Cry1AcR chromosome 26, ilHelZeax1.1, whole genome shotgun sequence genome and harbors:
- the LOC124643053 gene encoding dynein regulatory complex protein 8; its protein translation is MAGRKEEPKIQPNNDLEKKIMEAFEVFDHSAKQVVDVREIGTILRSLGCCPTEAEVQEVILATENKEATGNVPLANFLPYLCKAMVEHRFYPASAEMLLAAFRYFDEEGRGYLTKERFTQLMLEEGEPFTQEEFDEMMQTALDPVTDTITYEYYINQLMVEDEVVENKEQQ